Proteins from a genomic interval of Nostoc sp. TCL240-02:
- a CDS encoding Mo-dependent nitrogenase C-terminal domain-containing protein has protein sequence MKVFDNTTKKIFLASWVSINQAETTDHKATQLNHSPSKPYWDILQPLRQRVENIQVRDRQLAHRLCKLIPSQCPFERDVKVFGKTLFHIPPMCKLNPLYEEVVGLRFRALCYLADECGEDVSQYC, from the coding sequence ATGAAGGTATTCGACAATACCACGAAAAAGATTTTTCTGGCGAGCTGGGTATCAATCAATCAAGCAGAAACTACTGACCATAAAGCAACCCAGCTAAACCATTCTCCTTCCAAGCCTTACTGGGATATTCTCCAACCCCTACGGCAACGAGTAGAAAACATTCAAGTCCGCGATCGCCAATTGGCTCACCGTTTGTGCAAACTGATCCCATCTCAATGTCCCTTTGAGCGCGATGTCAAAGTATTTGGGAAAACTTTGTTTCACATTCCACCCATGTGCAAGCTCAACCCCTTATATGAAGAAGTGGTTGGTTTGCGTTTCCGAGCGTTGTGCTATCTAGCCGACGAGTGTGGCGAAGATGTATCGCAGTACTGCTAA
- a CDS encoding caspase family protein: MANYWAIAIGINHYQLFQPLSCAQADAEALEDFLVTEAGFLPKHCLLMTDTSPPIGDRSTYPTKENILLLLEDLVATSWQPEDYLWLFFSGYGVNYKGKDYLMPAEGNPELVQETGIELRSLMQSLQLADLNVLLLLDINRAFGTQADAPVGEETIELAQELQLATILSCQPEQFSHESSELGHGFFTAALLEALRSGNGSNLSDLESYLSLLMPKLCHHHWRPVQNPATIIPSRAQIILPELAMESNFEANPVIYPEESFAVALAAPPLDDYPRTSAERGRWGEATVNSSQQVKAYKVEKPKGQPVQESATSLVSQPMAETSLGANPKGRFIPNSSKGYVSRLPSNQPSLPFWKQFILWGGGSLLIAGLIAVVFLRNQETFRIKQISTASPNATASDRQVIENLPSDVSDGLRTSVVRVNNQSSAQINSSSESKKRNQAVLDLAKMSLRQTQASDLSMAITTARKIKPGEPLYEQAQENIKIWSRMILDLAEGRAKQRQYASAIAAARLITKDEAPYAKAQAAINLWRLEGKQYVSNKTLLDAANALIKSGQASTYNRAIEVAKKVPAGQPGFDSAQKSINKWSEKILDMAKRRAAEGDRSAAIATAALVPEETGAYEDAQDAIQKWQKK; the protein is encoded by the coding sequence GGCATCAATCACTATCAGTTATTTCAACCTTTAAGTTGTGCCCAAGCTGATGCTGAGGCACTAGAGGATTTTTTAGTGACAGAGGCAGGCTTTCTCCCCAAACATTGCCTGCTAATGACGGATACTTCGCCGCCAATTGGAGATCGATCAACTTATCCAACTAAAGAGAATATTCTGTTGCTGCTTGAGGATTTGGTAGCCACAAGTTGGCAACCGGAAGACTATCTGTGGTTGTTCTTTAGCGGTTATGGAGTCAATTACAAGGGCAAAGATTACTTAATGCCCGCAGAGGGCAACCCCGAACTCGTGCAAGAGACTGGCATAGAATTGCGATCGCTAATGCAAAGTCTCCAACTTGCTGACTTGAATGTATTGCTACTACTCGATATCAACCGCGCTTTTGGCACTCAAGCTGATGCTCCCGTTGGTGAAGAAACAATAGAACTAGCCCAAGAACTACAACTAGCGACAATTCTTTCTTGTCAACCAGAACAATTTTCCCACGAAAGTAGCGAATTAGGTCACGGATTCTTTACAGCAGCTTTATTAGAAGCTTTGCGTTCTGGTAATGGCAGTAACCTGTCAGATTTAGAAAGTTACCTAAGTCTGCTCATGCCAAAATTATGTCACCACCACTGGCGGCCTGTCCAAAACCCTGCAACTATCATCCCATCAAGGGCGCAGATAATCTTGCCAGAATTGGCAATGGAAAGTAACTTTGAAGCAAATCCGGTGATTTATCCCGAAGAATCCTTTGCTGTTGCTCTTGCAGCCCCTCCCCTTGACGATTACCCCAGAACTTCAGCAGAACGGGGCAGATGGGGAGAAGCTACTGTGAACTCCTCCCAGCAGGTGAAGGCTTATAAGGTTGAGAAGCCTAAAGGTCAACCAGTCCAGGAGTCAGCTACTAGCTTAGTTTCCCAGCCAATGGCGGAAACTTCTTTAGGAGCGAATCCCAAGGGAAGATTTATCCCCAATTCCTCCAAAGGTTACGTCTCTCGATTGCCATCAAATCAGCCAAGTCTCCCTTTTTGGAAACAGTTTATCTTGTGGGGCGGAGGCAGCTTGCTAATAGCAGGTTTAATTGCTGTAGTTTTTCTTCGCAATCAAGAAACTTTTAGAATTAAGCAAATATCAACTGCATCGCCTAATGCTACTGCTAGCGATCGCCAGGTGATTGAGAATTTACCAAGCGATGTCTCCGACGGGCTACGCACTTCAGTAGTTAGAGTCAACAACCAATCTAGCGCCCAAATCAACTCTAGTTCCGAGTCGAAAAAGCGGAATCAAGCAGTATTAGACTTGGCGAAAATGTCGCTCAGACAAACTCAGGCTAGCGATTTGAGTATGGCGATCACTACAGCTCGGAAAATTAAACCTGGTGAACCACTGTACGAACAAGCTCAGGAAAATATTAAGATTTGGAGCCGAATGATTTTAGATTTAGCAGAGGGTCGTGCTAAACAAAGACAGTATGCTAGTGCTATTGCCGCCGCTCGATTAATTACCAAAGATGAAGCCCCCTACGCCAAAGCACAAGCAGCAATTAACCTGTGGCGGCTAGAGGGCAAGCAGTATGTGAGTAACAAAACTCTTTTAGATGCAGCTAATGCCTTAATTAAATCTGGACAGGCATCTACCTACAATCGGGCGATCGAAGTTGCCAAGAAAGTACCAGCAGGTCAACCAGGCTTTGATAGTGCCCAAAAGTCGATCAATAAATGGAGTGAGAAAATTTTAGACATGGCCAAGCGTCGGGCCGCCGAAGGAGATCGGAGTGCCGCAATTGCAACTGCTGCGTTAGTGCCAGAGGAGACAGGCGCTTACGAAGATGCTCAAGATGCCATTCAAAAATGGCAAAAGAAATAG